In one Mycobacterium heckeshornense genomic region, the following are encoded:
- a CDS encoding DMT family transporter, whose amino-acid sequence MALAIGALLALGSALCVAIGDVVQQRAAHRVTEGPVGHVQLLEKLLRDRCWQLGALVPSCWTSQTR is encoded by the coding sequence ATGGCCTTGGCTATCGGCGCTCTGCTCGCGTTGGGTTCTGCGCTGTGCGTCGCTATCGGCGACGTAGTCCAGCAACGTGCAGCGCACCGGGTCACCGAGGGACCGGTGGGGCACGTGCAGTTGCTGGAAAAGCTGCTCCGGGACCGATGCTGGCAGTTGGGCGCGCTGGTGCCGTCGTGTTGGACGTCACAGACCCGCTGA
- a CDS encoding PE family protein produces the protein MSFVSVQPDMLVTVAGDLASTGSALSAQNAAAASPTVGMVPAAADEVSALTAAHFTAHAQSYQAVSAQAAAIHDQFVAVLTSNAHSYADTEAANATAAALGGA, from the coding sequence ATGTCTTTCGTATCCGTCCAACCCGACATGCTCGTCACCGTTGCAGGCGACTTGGCCAGCACTGGCTCAGCCCTGAGCGCACAGAACGCGGCAGCGGCTAGCCCGACCGTCGGGATGGTTCCCGCCGCGGCGGACGAGGTGTCGGCGCTGACGGCGGCCCACTTCACCGCCCACGCCCAGAGCTATCAGGCCGTCAGTGCGCAGGCCGCAGCAATTCACGACCAGTTCGTGGCCGTGCTGACGAGCAACGCACATTCCTACGCCGACACCGAAGCGGCCAATGCAACCGCTGCTGCTCTGGGAGGTGCCTAG
- a CDS encoding PPE family protein has product MDFGLFDFPLLPPEINSTRIYSGPGSTPLMTAAAAWEKLATQLQSTAAFYSSAISALISQPWQGPASASMAAAAARYAGWLTTTAAQAEQVAAQAGAAASAYEAAFAMTVPPAVVAQNRAQLASLIATNILGQNTPAIAATEAQYSEMWAQDVAAMESYASSSAAASKFTPFTTPPGTVNSAGVVRQAAAVAQAAAPAALGGARSLTFLEFGELGGIDVLVGANVAVGAVNMSVSAANLARQVNRDAIADAKNPPPQKEEGGGLRLGGQARLAAQPDATGRTRAPVFAGAGRSASIGALSVPQSWATPVEIRQLARALSTNGAGAAPVVVAEDAENPYTGMALASLAGSGMGGLAARGTPAVSTAVATPAAAKPAAKEAANPAARIAAIPTSNTAGISTAEIAEKVAATLAAMPGATVVVVPPPPASG; this is encoded by the coding sequence ATGGATTTTGGGCTGTTCGATTTCCCGCTGTTGCCACCTGAAATCAACTCGACCCGAATCTATTCCGGTCCTGGCTCCACACCGCTGATGACGGCGGCGGCGGCCTGGGAAAAGTTGGCCACCCAGTTGCAGTCGACAGCGGCCTTCTATTCCTCAGCGATTTCGGCACTCATCAGCCAACCGTGGCAGGGCCCGGCGTCGGCGTCGATGGCGGCAGCGGCGGCCCGCTACGCGGGATGGCTGACCACCACCGCCGCCCAGGCTGAGCAGGTCGCGGCCCAGGCCGGGGCCGCGGCCAGCGCCTACGAGGCGGCGTTCGCGATGACGGTGCCCCCAGCGGTCGTCGCGCAGAATCGCGCCCAGCTCGCCTCGCTCATCGCGACAAACATTTTGGGCCAGAACACCCCGGCGATCGCGGCCACCGAAGCGCAGTACAGCGAAATGTGGGCCCAGGATGTTGCAGCCATGGAAAGCTATGCCAGTTCCTCGGCGGCAGCATCGAAGTTCACCCCGTTCACCACCCCGCCGGGAACGGTCAATTCGGCCGGCGTGGTCCGCCAGGCCGCGGCGGTCGCCCAAGCCGCTGCACCGGCCGCCCTGGGGGGTGCCAGATCACTGACCTTCCTGGAATTTGGCGAACTTGGGGGGATTGACGTCCTCGTGGGGGCCAACGTCGCCGTAGGGGCTGTCAACATGAGCGTCAGCGCAGCCAACCTAGCCAGACAGGTCAACCGGGACGCCATCGCCGACGCCAAAAACCCGCCGCCGCAGAAAGAGGAGGGCGGCGGGCTTCGGCTGGGCGGGCAAGCGAGGCTGGCCGCCCAGCCGGATGCAACCGGCAGGACGCGAGCTCCGGTCTTTGCCGGCGCGGGCCGGTCCGCTTCGATCGGCGCGCTATCGGTACCGCAGAGCTGGGCCACTCCCGTGGAGATTCGCCAACTGGCCAGGGCGTTGTCGACCAACGGCGCCGGCGCAGCGCCCGTTGTCGTAGCGGAAGATGCCGAAAACCCCTACACCGGAATGGCATTGGCGAGTTTGGCGGGCAGCGGCATGGGCGGTCTTGCCGCCCGGGGTACGCCGGCGGTCAGCACAGCTGTCGCCACGCCAGCCGCCGCGAAGCCCGCGGCCAAGGAAGCGGCGAACCCGGCGGCGCGGATAGCGGCGATCCCCACGTCGAACACCGCGGGCATCTCCACGGCAGAGATCGCCGAAAAGGTCGCGGCGACCCTGGCAGCGATGCCCGGTGCGACAGTTGTGG